A genomic segment from Halomonas sp. TA22 encodes:
- a CDS encoding ABC transporter permease encodes MSNRLSLKHLPSYKSLADVSYSACIYTVAGVALLILLGPVVIMLITSLTDGQTLRFPPTGLSLRWYQELFSARSAPIHQAAGNSLLVALMSSLAAAVLGCMASLAIARSRRRGARVMDSLFMSPLILPGIAFGLAALVYFTLIGFRPSLALIAIGHIVMVTPFVLRTTGASLAQLDGTLLECSASLGATRWYSFRRITLPIIFPGLVAGCFMAFMASIDNVPVSLFLSSPRSEMLPIRLWGMMESTLDVRIAAVSGIFIASVLVLMLVMERLVGLSRRLND; translated from the coding sequence ATGTCTAACAGGCTTTCTCTCAAACACCTGCCAAGCTACAAGTCGCTGGCCGATGTGTCTTACTCGGCATGCATCTATACGGTGGCCGGCGTGGCGCTGCTGATCCTCCTCGGGCCGGTGGTGATCATGCTGATCACCTCGCTGACCGACGGCCAGACGCTGCGCTTCCCGCCCACAGGACTCTCCCTGCGCTGGTATCAGGAGCTGTTCAGCGCCCGGTCCGCTCCCATCCATCAGGCGGCCGGTAACAGCCTGCTCGTGGCTCTGATGTCCTCCCTGGCGGCCGCCGTGCTGGGCTGCATGGCTTCGCTCGCCATCGCTCGGTCGCGCCGACGCGGTGCGCGTGTCATGGACTCGCTATTCATGTCTCCACTGATCCTGCCTGGCATCGCCTTCGGCCTGGCGGCACTGGTCTACTTTACCCTGATCGGCTTCCGTCCCTCCCTGGCTCTGATCGCCATCGGGCACATCGTGATGGTCACCCCCTTCGTACTGCGTACGACCGGCGCTAGCCTGGCCCAGCTCGACGGCACCCTACTGGAGTGCTCGGCGAGTCTAGGCGCGACGCGCTGGTACTCGTTCCGGCGCATCACGCTGCCGATCATCTTTCCCGGCCTGGTGGCGGGATGCTTCATGGCGTTCATGGCTTCCATTGACAACGTGCCTGTGTCGCTGTTCCTCTCCAGCCCCCGCAGCGAAATGCTGCCGATACGCCTGTGGGGCATGATGGAATCCACCTTAGACGTGCGCATCGCCGCGGTATCGGGCATCTTCATCGCTTCCGTTCTCGTACTGATGCTTGTCATGGAGCGCCTAGTCGGCCTCTCCAGACGACTGAACGACTGA
- a CDS encoding ureidoglycolate lyase — MTAITAQPLTQESFAQFGEVLDLPRSPGRHFYSDTLGNLRESAKPSLSISLIEPSPKRPLRVEMLERHEFSSQSFVPIDVDSWIVIVAPHDASGAPDMDQLQVFMARGDQGVTYRPNIWHHGVTVLGASATFAVFMWLTGDGGDEEFVDVSPMTVNLP, encoded by the coding sequence GTGACAGCCATTACAGCCCAACCACTAACCCAGGAGAGCTTCGCACAGTTCGGCGAGGTGCTCGACTTGCCACGGTCGCCCGGTCGCCACTTCTACAGCGATACCCTGGGCAACCTGCGGGAAAGTGCCAAGCCCAGCCTCTCCATTAGTCTCATCGAGCCTTCCCCCAAACGGCCGCTGCGGGTGGAGATGCTGGAGCGACACGAGTTCTCCTCGCAATCCTTCGTTCCTATCGACGTGGATAGCTGGATCGTCATCGTCGCGCCCCATGATGCCTCCGGCGCTCCCGATATGGACCAGTTGCAAGTCTTCATGGCACGCGGCGACCAGGGCGTGACCTACCGGCCCAATATCTGGCATCACGGCGTGACCGTATTGGGCGCCTCCGCCACCTTTGCCGTATTCATGTGGCTAACAGGTGACGGCGGAGATGAAGAATTCGTCGACGTGAGCCCCATGACCGTCAACCTTCCCTAA
- a CDS encoding allantoinase PuuE — MSWTPERDFIGYADRPPQAQWPNGARLALNFVMNYEEGSEPSFQDGESYTETGLTEAHGLNQCDSGRDLAAESMFEYGSRVGFWRLVRLFEERNLPMTVFGCALALERNPQAAQKIREAGYDVCCHGWRWIKHFELSEEEEREHIRKAVASLEKSVGSRPLGWYCRYGPSLNTRRLLHEEGGFVYDSDSYADELPFWQLVEGEPHLVVPYSLTNNDGKYAGWMGNSDQWFGFLKDAFDMLYAEGATTPKMMSVGLHMRLVGHPARAVGLQRFLDYVMSHEDVWVTRRCDIANHWAKTHPFSGS, encoded by the coding sequence ATGAGCTGGACACCCGAACGCGACTTCATCGGCTACGCCGACCGACCACCCCAGGCGCAGTGGCCCAACGGCGCCCGCCTAGCCCTCAACTTCGTCATGAATTATGAGGAAGGTTCGGAGCCCTCCTTCCAGGACGGCGAAAGCTACACCGAAACCGGCCTCACCGAAGCCCATGGCCTCAACCAGTGCGACTCCGGCCGGGACCTGGCCGCCGAAAGCATGTTCGAATACGGTAGCCGGGTAGGCTTCTGGCGCCTGGTGCGCCTGTTCGAAGAGCGAAATCTGCCCATGACGGTATTCGGATGCGCACTGGCACTGGAGCGCAATCCACAGGCGGCGCAGAAGATCCGCGAAGCCGGCTACGACGTTTGCTGTCATGGCTGGCGATGGATCAAGCATTTCGAATTGAGCGAGGAAGAAGAGCGCGAGCATATCCGCAAGGCGGTCGCCTCACTGGAGAAGAGCGTCGGCTCCCGTCCCCTGGGCTGGTATTGCCGCTACGGGCCCAGCCTCAACACCCGCCGGCTGTTGCACGAGGAGGGCGGCTTCGTCTATGACTCCGACTCCTACGCCGACGAACTCCCCTTCTGGCAGCTAGTCGAGGGCGAGCCGCACCTGGTGGTGCCCTACTCGCTGACCAACAACGACGGCAAGTACGCCGGCTGGATGGGTAACTCCGACCAGTGGTTCGGCTTCCTCAAGGATGCCTTCGACATGCTCTACGCCGAAGGCGCGACCACACCCAAGATGATGTCAGTGGGTCTGCACATGCGCCTGGTTGGGCATCCCGCTAGGGCTGTCGGATTGCAACGCTTCCTAGATTACGTCATGAGTCATGAAGACGTCTGGGTCACACGCCGATGTGATATCGCCAACCATTGGGCCAAGACCCACCCCTTCTCAGGTAGTTGA
- a CDS encoding IS481 family transposase has protein sequence MDIKLHKQATTTPKIRAEIQAAPASISDSELARQYGVSDSTIRRWRYRDDVLDRPHTRHNLLATLTSEQEEVLIAAREFLRLGLDDLLVVAREFLNPRLSRSGLHRMLKRREVPTLAELAQQDAGGDETPKHKPFKDYVPGYVHIDIKHLPQMPGEQKIRYLYVAIDRATRWVYLEIRSSQSAKEARAFMKRVEEKTPFKIQTVLTDNGKSFTDRFTRAGERKPSGRHLFDQECQAHGIEHRLIKPGRPQTNGMVERFNGRISDVLATRRYVSGEDLEQTLKRYCWLYNHHISQKALYHQSPIAAMKEWQAKRPELFTKRVISHAAPDT, from the coding sequence ATGGACATCAAACTGCATAAGCAGGCGACCACGACACCGAAGATCCGTGCCGAGATTCAGGCAGCACCCGCCAGCATCAGTGATAGTGAGCTGGCCCGTCAGTATGGCGTATCCGACTCGACTATCCGCCGTTGGCGTTACCGCGATGACGTGCTTGATCGGCCGCACACTCGGCATAACCTGCTTGCCACCCTCACGTCTGAGCAGGAAGAGGTGTTGATTGCAGCACGAGAATTCTTGAGACTTGGCCTCGATGATCTGCTGGTCGTGGCGCGCGAGTTCCTGAATCCTCGCCTGTCACGCTCCGGCCTGCACCGCATGCTCAAGCGACGTGAGGTGCCAACGCTTGCCGAGCTGGCCCAGCAAGATGCCGGCGGTGACGAGACGCCCAAGCACAAGCCCTTCAAGGACTACGTGCCGGGATACGTGCACATCGACATCAAGCACCTGCCCCAAATGCCCGGTGAGCAGAAAATACGCTACCTGTACGTGGCCATCGACCGAGCGACGCGCTGGGTGTATCTGGAGATCAGGAGCAGCCAGTCCGCGAAGGAAGCGCGAGCGTTCATGAAGCGGGTGGAAGAGAAGACTCCCTTCAAGATCCAGACGGTGCTGACCGACAACGGCAAGTCCTTCACGGATCGCTTCACGCGAGCCGGTGAGCGCAAGCCCAGCGGCCGCCACCTCTTCGACCAGGAATGCCAGGCCCATGGCATCGAGCATCGCCTGATCAAGCCGGGTCGGCCACAGACGAACGGCATGGTGGAGCGCTTCAACGGCCGTATCAGCGACGTGTTGGCCACTCGGCGCTATGTGTCAGGCGAGGACTTGGAACAAACGCTCAAACGCTATTGTTGGCTGTACAATCACCATATCTCGCAAAAGGCGCTGTACCATCAATCACCGATTGCAGCGATGAAGGAATGGCAGGCTAAACGACCTGAGCTATTTACCAAACGGGTAATCAGTCATGCGGCACCCGACACGTAA
- the hydA gene encoding dihydropyrimidinase, translating into MAEFDLVIRRARCATAADVFEADIGIRNGTIAALGSGLAEGREEIDAAGRWVLPGGIDGHCHLDQPTSDGSKMADDFLTGTRSAACGGTTTVFPFACQLKGQSLRAAVDDYHRRAEGKACIDYAFHLIVTDATPDVLANELPALIREGYTSFKIYMTYDDLKLSDREIIDVLAVAREHGAMVMVHAENADCIAWLTERLLAHGHTAPRYHAEARPMLVEREATHRAIAYAELVDVPILIVHVSGREAIEQLRWAHSHGLRVYAETCPQYLFLTADDLGIGDDHHGAKCICSPPPRDKANQQVVWDGLESGAFQIFSSDHAPFTFDGPQGKFAAGSDASFERIPNGIPGLETRLALLFSHGVETGRLTMQQFVALTATNVARMYGLYPRKGSIAVGADADLVIWETGLNRHIRNSDLHHGVDYTPYEGISVSAWPALTLSRGEVVWRDGDYLGVAGRGEFLPCALPAPARPKPRPSGGGAW; encoded by the coding sequence ATGGCTGAATTCGATCTGGTGATTCGGCGGGCGCGATGCGCCACCGCCGCCGATGTGTTCGAGGCTGATATCGGCATCCGCAACGGCACCATCGCAGCGCTGGGAAGCGGGCTTGCCGAAGGTCGCGAGGAGATCGATGCCGCGGGCCGCTGGGTACTGCCGGGAGGCATCGATGGGCATTGCCATCTGGATCAGCCCACCTCCGACGGCTCGAAGATGGCCGACGACTTTCTCACCGGTACCCGGTCGGCGGCCTGTGGCGGCACCACGACAGTATTTCCGTTCGCATGCCAGCTAAAAGGTCAGAGCCTGCGTGCCGCAGTGGACGACTATCACCGGCGTGCCGAAGGCAAAGCGTGTATCGACTACGCCTTCCATCTGATCGTTACCGACGCGACCCCCGACGTGCTGGCCAATGAGCTGCCCGCGCTGATCCGTGAAGGCTACACCTCGTTTAAGATCTACATGACCTACGACGACCTGAAGCTTTCAGACCGCGAAATCATCGATGTGCTGGCGGTGGCTCGCGAGCATGGCGCCATGGTCATGGTGCACGCCGAGAATGCTGACTGTATCGCCTGGCTCACCGAGCGCCTGCTCGCCCATGGCCATACCGCTCCCCGATACCATGCCGAGGCGCGGCCGATGTTAGTAGAGCGTGAGGCCACCCATCGCGCCATTGCATACGCCGAGCTTGTCGATGTGCCGATCCTGATCGTGCACGTGTCGGGGCGTGAGGCGATAGAGCAGCTGCGCTGGGCGCACAGTCACGGCCTGCGTGTTTATGCCGAGACATGTCCTCAGTATCTATTTCTGACCGCTGACGACCTCGGCATCGGTGATGATCATCACGGTGCCAAGTGCATCTGCAGTCCGCCGCCTCGCGACAAGGCCAATCAACAAGTGGTATGGGATGGCCTGGAGAGTGGCGCCTTCCAGATTTTTTCTTCGGATCATGCCCCGTTTACCTTCGATGGCCCACAAGGCAAGTTCGCTGCCGGCAGTGATGCTAGTTTTGAACGCATCCCCAATGGCATTCCGGGGCTGGAGACCCGCCTGGCGCTACTGTTCAGTCATGGCGTGGAGACTGGCCGCTTGACCATGCAGCAGTTCGTGGCGCTGACAGCCACCAATGTTGCTCGCATGTATGGGCTCTATCCGCGCAAGGGCTCAATTGCCGTAGGTGCAGATGCTGACCTCGTGATCTGGGAGACCGGCCTGAACCGACATATTCGCAATAGCGACCTGCATCATGGCGTTGACTACACCCCCTACGAGGGTATTTCAGTGTCGGCCTGGCCGGCCCTGACGCTGTCGCGTGGTGAAGTGGTGTGGCGCGATGGCGACTACCTGGGAGTCGCCGGGCGCGGTGAATTCCTACCCTGCGCATTACCCGCACCCGCACGGCCTAAACCACGGCCATCGGGAGGTGGCGCGTGGTAA
- a CDS encoding aspartate/glutamate racemase family protein, whose protein sequence is MTLTRSRFGVLTPSSNTALEPLTSAMVAKVPGVSAHFSRFTVTEIALSARALGQFDDSHVLAAARLLADARVDVIGWSGTSAGWLGFDHDVTLCQRITEETGIRATTSMLALNEILAEFGLREFGLVTPYTDDVQQRILDNYRGEGFAVVAEDHLGISENFAYAEVTPETLTAQVRRVAQGGAPAIVVACTNLCSACLVPEWEAELGVPVLDTTATVVWKMLRMTGHGDVPVSGWGQLMEGMMAHG, encoded by the coding sequence GTGACCTTGACCCGCAGCCGATTTGGCGTTCTCACGCCCTCTTCCAATACCGCCCTCGAGCCGCTCACCTCGGCCATGGTGGCTAAGGTCCCAGGGGTCAGCGCGCACTTCTCGCGCTTCACCGTGACCGAAATCGCCCTCAGCGCACGAGCCCTCGGCCAGTTCGATGATAGCCATGTGCTGGCGGCAGCACGCCTGTTGGCCGACGCCCGGGTCGATGTGATCGGCTGGAGCGGTACGTCGGCTGGCTGGCTAGGGTTCGACCATGACGTGACCTTGTGCCAGCGCATTACCGAAGAAACTGGCATCCGGGCGACGACCTCGATGCTGGCGCTGAATGAGATCCTCGCTGAATTCGGGCTGCGCGAGTTCGGTCTGGTGACCCCTTATACCGACGACGTGCAGCAGCGAATTCTTGACAATTATCGCGGCGAAGGATTTGCCGTGGTGGCCGAGGATCATTTGGGCATCAGCGAAAACTTCGCCTATGCCGAAGTCACCCCGGAAACGCTCACCGCCCAGGTACGGCGTGTGGCTCAGGGCGGGGCGCCAGCCATCGTGGTGGCCTGTACCAACCTCTGCTCAGCCTGCCTGGTACCCGAGTGGGAGGCGGAACTGGGGGTGCCGGTGCTGGATACCACGGCCACGGTAGTGTGGAAGATGCTGCGCATGACCGGTCATGGCGACGTGCCCGTGTCCGGCTGGGGCCAACTAATGGAAGGAATGATGGCGCATGGCTGA
- a CDS encoding DUF3830 family protein — MSQPELAERGVRLRLVSNDLEFVAETRPDAPHSAAAFLALLPWETQLVHVRWSGEGVWIPLGESDFALPWENPTRYPAPGDMLFYPGGYSETEILLAYGPCSFASKLGPIAGNHFMSLGEGLEQLPELGRRCLWQGAQPLFITTHPTTGASR, encoded by the coding sequence GTGAGTCAACCTGAGTTGGCAGAGCGTGGCGTACGCCTGCGCCTGGTATCCAACGATCTCGAATTTGTTGCCGAGACCCGACCCGATGCGCCGCACAGCGCGGCGGCCTTCCTGGCGCTGCTGCCCTGGGAGACACAGCTGGTGCATGTGCGCTGGAGCGGTGAGGGGGTGTGGATTCCCCTGGGGGAAAGCGACTTCGCCCTGCCTTGGGAGAACCCCACCCGCTATCCCGCTCCTGGCGACATGCTGTTCTACCCCGGCGGATACAGCGAGACCGAGATACTGCTGGCCTACGGCCCGTGCAGCTTCGCCAGCAAGCTGGGCCCAATCGCCGGCAATCATTTCATGAGCCTGGGCGAAGGCCTCGAGCAGCTCCCGGAGCTGGGACGACGCTGCCTATGGCAGGGCGCCCAGCCGTTGTTCATTACTACCCACCCGACCACAGGAGCCTCCCGGTGA
- a CDS encoding aspartate/glutamate racemase family protein yields the protein MKLLIVNPNISHSVTELIEAEARRAASLDTQLTMRTAALGVAYIETRAEAAIGAYATLNELAEHFQGHDAAVVAAFGDPGLEAAREMLPIPVVGLTESALMSAAMLGGKIGIVAISRRIRAWYAETVDRYGMTSRLAGIRCLDEPLPNIGTVQQDKGEQLVALCEAAIRHDGADVLIIAGAPLAGLARSVAQRIPVPVVDGVSCAVQQAELLASLGPAKATAGSYAVPPVKGSVGLSPALAQLIGREDVQ from the coding sequence ATGAAGCTGCTAATCGTCAACCCAAACATTTCCCATAGCGTCACCGAGTTGATCGAGGCTGAGGCGCGGCGTGCGGCTAGTCTAGACACCCAGTTGACCATGCGAACTGCCGCACTGGGCGTGGCCTATATCGAGACACGCGCCGAGGCTGCTATCGGCGCTTACGCGACGCTCAACGAGCTTGCCGAGCATTTCCAGGGGCATGATGCCGCCGTGGTGGCTGCCTTTGGCGACCCGGGTCTGGAGGCAGCCCGCGAGATGTTGCCCATACCAGTCGTCGGCCTGACGGAGAGTGCGCTGATGAGCGCCGCCATGCTAGGTGGGAAGATCGGTATCGTAGCTATCTCACGACGCATCCGTGCCTGGTATGCCGAGACCGTTGATCGCTATGGCATGACATCTCGTCTGGCCGGTATCCGCTGCCTGGACGAGCCTCTACCGAATATTGGCACGGTGCAGCAGGACAAGGGCGAACAGTTGGTTGCGCTTTGCGAGGCGGCGATTCGCCATGATGGTGCGGATGTCCTGATCATCGCGGGTGCGCCATTGGCCGGTTTGGCGCGCAGCGTTGCACAGCGCATACCGGTACCGGTGGTAGATGGCGTAAGTTGCGCGGTGCAACAGGCGGAATTGTTGGCAAGTCTCGGCCCCGCCAAGGCGACGGCGGGCAGCTACGCTGTACCGCCGGTAAAAGGCTCCGTGGGCTTGTCGCCGGCACTGGCACAGCTGATTGGCCGGGAGGACGTGCAGTGA
- a CDS encoding amidohydrolase family protein, whose product MSTYSLFDAEHPADLVIYGARLLTVDPELGEIANGRLVIHEGRLVEVGPHDVAEPFPPARRTLDMHGRVIIPGFVNVHTHTILSMVRGVAEDMGFAPAYTPGVPHGHEVSEEESVALARLGAAEALLFGSTLINDSYVHADLTLPAMGELGMRVITCGRIHDVDFSRVHEGLWEHRTAIGEKTLGEAVSLHERWQGKMDGRLGVELAAHAPDTCSRDLLAKVAETRDALGIRVNGHLSQSLKENRRVEERDGMSPSELLEDVGLLGPRFTAAHCMYVSDSDIARIGRSGTNIAHVPRGNATGGRIAPTTRLRQAGANLTLATDNMHADMVEVMRWALIMGRVQEGEVNDIWQPHHVLEMATLNGAKALGLEHELGSLTPGKRADLAIFDFRRPHLVPLINALGNLVHTAQGRDVEMVVCNGQVVVEGGELCLADTPTLLADAQHAAEALWSRARAQI is encoded by the coding sequence ATGTCGACATACTCTCTGTTCGACGCCGAGCACCCAGCCGACCTGGTGATATACGGCGCGCGATTGCTGACTGTGGATCCGGAACTCGGTGAGATCGCCAACGGTCGCTTGGTGATTCATGAGGGTCGCCTGGTTGAGGTGGGGCCACACGATGTCGCTGAGCCGTTTCCCCCAGCCCGCCGCACTCTGGATATGCATGGACGAGTGATCATCCCAGGCTTCGTCAACGTTCATACCCATACCATCTTGAGTATGGTGCGTGGGGTGGCTGAAGACATGGGCTTCGCCCCGGCCTATACCCCGGGCGTGCCGCATGGTCATGAAGTCAGCGAAGAAGAATCGGTAGCATTGGCTCGACTGGGCGCCGCCGAGGCGCTGCTGTTCGGCTCGACCCTGATCAATGATAGCTATGTGCATGCCGATCTGACGCTGCCGGCGATGGGCGAGCTGGGTATGCGAGTGATCACCTGTGGTCGCATTCATGACGTCGATTTTAGTCGTGTCCATGAAGGGCTTTGGGAACATCGAACCGCGATTGGCGAGAAGACGTTGGGTGAAGCGGTGTCCCTGCATGAACGTTGGCAGGGCAAGATGGATGGTCGTTTAGGGGTCGAGCTGGCTGCCCATGCTCCGGACACCTGCTCTCGCGATCTGCTGGCGAAAGTTGCCGAGACCCGTGATGCCCTGGGAATCCGGGTCAATGGTCACCTCTCCCAGAGCCTCAAGGAAAATCGACGCGTCGAGGAGCGCGACGGCATGAGCCCGAGCGAGCTGCTCGAGGATGTCGGGCTGCTCGGGCCTCGCTTCACCGCTGCCCACTGCATGTACGTAAGCGACAGCGACATTGCTCGTATCGGTCGCTCGGGAACCAATATCGCCCACGTTCCGCGCGGCAACGCCACCGGCGGGCGAATCGCCCCCACCACCCGGCTACGTCAAGCCGGAGCGAATCTGACCCTGGCCACCGACAACATGCACGCCGATATGGTCGAGGTAATGCGCTGGGCGCTGATCATGGGGCGTGTCCAGGAAGGGGAGGTGAATGACATCTGGCAGCCTCACCACGTGCTGGAAATGGCCACTCTGAATGGAGCCAAGGCGCTTGGCCTTGAGCATGAGCTGGGGTCGCTGACCCCCGGCAAGCGCGCCGATCTGGCAATCTTTGATTTCCGTCGGCCGCACCTGGTCCCGCTGATCAATGCGCTTGGCAACCTGGTGCATACTGCCCAAGGGCGAGATGTGGAGATGGTGGTCTGCAACGGGCAGGTGGTGGTCGAAGGGGGCGAGCTGTGTCTGGCGGATACCCCGACGCTGTTGGCCGATGCCCAGCATGCTGCCGAGGCACTCTGGTCCCGTGCCCGGGCCCAGATTTGA
- a CDS encoding TRAP transporter large permease has product MTWIAIGLFLGLAVLGMPLAFALGFGSLAGLWMLDFELVVMPQRMLHAVNSFPLMAIPLFMLAGELMVRAGIMDRLISFANSLVGRMHGGLAHVTITSGTIFASVSGAAVASASAMGSTLVPSLRKYYPDAYSGAVIASAANLGPVIPPSNAMIVYALMAGSSVSVGGLFIAGILPGLLLAVGFMVIASWISWKRGYPLTGERFNLCNVARQARRAIVIILMPVIVVGGIVGGIFTATEGAAIAVVYSAFIGFAVTRRLRIADLPGCLYRAAVTSAMVGALIAFASVLTFIFTIEMVPMMLSSFIQSLTSDPMIFILLTMALLVVIGMLIESNAAYIMLVPLFAPVAVLYGIDPLYFGFLFMYNLVVGMMTPPVGVLYFVMSGITKVPMMTLVRESFPFVAFQFAILGLCIAFPQIVTALPRALGY; this is encoded by the coding sequence ATGACCTGGATTGCCATAGGGCTATTTCTGGGACTAGCCGTACTCGGCATGCCGCTAGCCTTCGCCTTAGGGTTTGGTTCACTGGCTGGCCTGTGGATGCTCGATTTCGAGCTGGTAGTGATGCCCCAAAGAATGTTGCACGCCGTCAACAGTTTCCCGCTGATGGCTATTCCGCTTTTCATGCTCGCCGGCGAGCTGATGGTGAGAGCCGGGATCATGGACCGGCTTATTTCATTTGCCAACAGTCTGGTGGGCAGGATGCACGGCGGCCTGGCCCACGTGACCATTACATCCGGGACTATTTTCGCGTCGGTGAGCGGTGCCGCAGTGGCTAGTGCCAGCGCGATGGGCAGCACGTTGGTTCCATCGTTGCGCAAGTATTACCCCGACGCCTACTCAGGGGCAGTGATCGCCTCCGCAGCCAATCTGGGGCCCGTGATTCCTCCCAGCAACGCAATGATTGTCTATGCCCTGATGGCCGGTTCCTCGGTGTCAGTGGGCGGTTTGTTCATAGCGGGAATCCTGCCCGGACTCTTGTTGGCCGTGGGCTTCATGGTCATTGCCAGCTGGATTTCATGGAAGCGTGGCTATCCGCTGACTGGCGAGCGCTTCAACCTCTGCAATGTGGCACGGCAGGCGCGGCGCGCCATCGTCATCATCCTGATGCCGGTCATCGTGGTGGGCGGCATCGTGGGTGGCATCTTCACCGCGACCGAGGGGGCTGCCATCGCGGTGGTTTACTCGGCCTTCATTGGCTTCGCCGTCACCCGTCGTCTGCGTATCGCCGATCTGCCGGGCTGTCTCTACCGTGCTGCGGTGACCTCGGCAATGGTGGGCGCGCTCATCGCGTTTGCCTCGGTGCTGACCTTCATTTTCACCATCGAGATGGTGCCGATGATGTTGTCATCGTTCATCCAGTCGCTGACCAGCGATCCCATGATCTTTATCCTGTTGACTATGGCGCTGCTGGTGGTGATTGGCATGCTGATCGAATCCAATGCCGCTTACATAATGCTGGTGCCACTGTTCGCGCCCGTCGCAGTGCTGTACGGCATCGATCCACTCTATTTCGGCTTTTTGTTCATGTACAACCTGGTGGTCGGCATGATGACGCCACCGGTTGGCGTGCTGTATTTCGTCATGAGCGGCATCACCAAGGTGCCAATGATGACGCTGGTCAGAGAGTCTTTTCCGTTCGTCGCCTTCCAGTTCGCGATCCTAGGGCTGTGCATCGCCTTTCCCCAAATCGTCACCGCGCTGCCTCGTGCACTCGGTTACTGA
- a CDS encoding TRAP transporter small permease: MTHTSAPHADEQVRGSKPPPRSSAFRRAKRIVELLDTTTYWGIVAVMGLMAIIVSLQVFWRYVLGSSIDSADELSRLFFVWAIFLAIPHGVKHGVHVGIDLFVLLMPEWLRELLFRLMAGASTTLMLMVMLGAWVATLDRWPELMPTLPVTSAIYYIAVLICGGHAFLHLGLLAWGGSRTWEELT, from the coding sequence ATGACACACACTTCTGCACCACACGCAGATGAACAGGTGCGGGGGTCTAAGCCCCCGCCACGTTCAAGCGCCTTTAGGCGAGCCAAGCGTATCGTCGAGCTGCTCGATACCACCACCTACTGGGGCATCGTGGCGGTGATGGGGCTGATGGCAATCATCGTCTCCCTGCAGGTGTTTTGGCGCTACGTGCTGGGGTCGTCGATTGATTCTGCCGATGAGCTCTCGCGTCTATTCTTTGTTTGGGCGATTTTCCTAGCAATTCCCCATGGCGTGAAGCACGGGGTTCATGTGGGTATCGATCTATTTGTCTTGCTGATGCCCGAATGGCTGAGAGAGTTGCTGTTTCGGCTGATGGCGGGTGCCTCGACGACCTTGATGCTGATGGTAATGCTCGGCGCCTGGGTGGCGACCCTTGATCGCTGGCCTGAACTGATGCCGACGCTGCCGGTCACCTCGGCGATTTATTACATCGCGGTGCTCATCTGCGGCGGACATGCCTTCCTGCATCTAGGCCTGCTGGCTTGGGGTGGGTCTCGGACCTGGGAGGAGCTGACATGA